In Scomber japonicus isolate fScoJap1 chromosome 11, fScoJap1.pri, whole genome shotgun sequence, the genomic stretch aaacattttatcttaAACCAGATACATCTAAACGACGACAGTGACGTTTACACAAATTGTTCGACTTAGTATACACATCTGCATAACAGACTACACGGGGATTAACTTCTGTTGCTACGAGGCACCGCATTTTACAATAACTTAATACTTGTTGATACCGAAAATCCTCACTCCGTGTAGTTGTGGTAGTTTGGGGATCAGCACGCTCAGAAGCGAGGCAGTGTTTATGAAGAAGTGTGCTGTGTCGTATTTTGTGTAGAAACTTGCCAGGAAGTATCTGTGGAGCAAAAGAGACAATTAAATCTGATTATTAAATagtaacacaaaaaaactaagaGTTTGTTCAATGACATTTAACACCAATGGTATGATCAACTTCTCTTAGTGTTGTTGAAGTTCGTCAGTGTCTTgataaaactataaaatgttACTTGAGCTTTCAAACTTTTGCATTAATGCTTAAAACGATCTAGTGCAGAACCAAACAATCAATAAATTGATCTActtccaaagcctgatatatcttattcctctgtgccgtagACCTCTGCTGTCGTCCaataactattaaaaacacagtaGTGAGCCTCACCGCTGCAGTGGGAGACATGTTCCAAGAttatagtaacagtagtttgtttagaaatgactTTAAAGATGAATAACAGCGATCGTGTCTTCAGtttccagagagtagttctgtgtaggATCACGTCACCTAGATATCTAAACATAGATTTGATGATACAAATACAGGACACTGAAAACTACTTcaaacatttactttaattgggaaaaatgtgtaaaaactggATATTTCAGCTATGACACATCTGTTGGCTGTTTACAGCTATGAAACCAGCGTTTCCAAACAACTGCTTCACTTTGCTGCCTCTCGCAACTCTTCACCACTCTTGTTTCACCTCTTTGAAGAGAAACAGGgtagaggtttctggcacaacttcacatACTTCAaaaggtgcatggagaagggaaaaaagtcCAGAAGAGTCAAAGCTCCAACAACACTTGTGGTATAAAACAACTTTAGTAATAGACCAATTTGTTACGGCTTtcggccttcatcagggtctcTTTGAactaaattaaagagtacggtctagacctgctctatatgaaaagtgctttgagatgacttttgttgtcaCTGTAATGTTcgttcattcattttccataccACTTATCCTCTAGAGCAGGAATGTCAAActtattccacaaagggccgtgtggctgcaggttttcattccaaccaagcaggagcacaccaggctcgAGTCATTTAACcagctgaactcactcttcagacagttgatggGGTTTTGGTTGGAACAAAATCCTGCGGCCACACGGCCCTTAtgtggaatgagtttgacatgcctGCTCTAGAGGGTCGCAAAAGAGCTGGAGCCAATCATTGGACGAGGGGGCAGGTGAGGTAAACCTTGGACAGGTCGTCAGTCATtcacagggctaacatataTAGTAGACAAACAACCATTAACACCTACAGGCCATACACAGTCACCAATTAACCTAAGTTGCAGGAAGAAGCTAGAGTACCCAGACAGGACCCACGCAGGCACGAGGAGAACATACAAACTCCACATAGAAAGGCAGAAACAGCTAACTTTGCCTCCTGCGAAATGTAATACAgcgttcctgcacatgctcagtggcctttcaaagaactactctctggagactgaaaacgaGATCGCTGTATTTGAAGCCGTTTGAAGGACACGTGACCCAGTGCAGCTGTGTGGCTTAATGATGtggatggtaaatggactgtacttatatagcgcctttctagtctttacgaccactcaaagcgctgtacattacatgtcattcacccattcatacactgatggcaggggctaccaacctgctcatcaggggggaatttaaccatacattctcattcatacaccgtttgCACACcaacgggagcaattttggggttaagtgtcttgcccaaggacacatcaacatgtggactgggaatcgaaccgccaatcttccaattggaggacaaccgctctacctcctcagccactgtgtttttaatagtttttgaacaacaacaaaagactaagatatatcagacttttgATACAGACACACTACTTGTAAGCAGATCAATTAATTGGTGGTTtcggctctgcacatgagatttacCGATAGTATAAAGTCAGAATCAAAAGATATCTCATACATACAGGATGATAGGTGAAATGGTGAAGAACTTTCTCGATGAAGTGAACTGAACTCCGTAGTCGAGCTGTTCCCAGTGTGTTAGAAGTCTGGCTTTTCCTTGGTCGGGGGTCTCGAAGGGCGTTCCTTTCACCGCATGCATAAAGACGTACATTCCCTGTAGAgacaaaaagaggaggagacgaCTAGTGAAATTTAATGGCTTGtttccatctttctccctctcaaccccaaccggtcaaggcagatggtcgcccaccaAGAGTCCGGTTCTGCTTGAAGTTTCTTCCCAAGTCGCCAAGTGCTTggtcatgtgggaatgttgggtctctttaaactaaattaaagagtacagtctagatctgctctatgtgaaaagtgccttgagatgacttttgttgagatttggctctatataaataaagattgatctTTTTCTCTGTTATAACTGCGTAAGATGAAAACTTTTTAGTTTAACGttcttttaaaagttaaagCACTTTTACTATTGGCTATAATTGTGGTTGTTTAAATATAACTGGCTTCAATTCATTTGACTTTGAGGtcaataaaaacactgcagGTTTTGAATAATGTCCAAAATGTGGAAACTACAatgttcaaaaaatgtttttactgaaaatatttaaaggttGTGGCTGTTGTTCAAAGTTCATGTTTACTCTCCTCTTGACTGATAGTTTGgtgtatttaagtatttaaggAAGCGTCTCTTAATTGATGCTTGTCTTGCGTGGGACcacaataaacagaaaacagtcagTAATGCAGAGAATACAGTGTGTAGAAGAGAAGAAGACTGGCTTAGtttccatctttttctttcGGTTATAACTGTGTAAGATAAAAACTTTTACTTTTGGCTATAATCAAAGTTGATTAATTTGTTGCAATTAATTTGACTTTGAGGtcaataaaaacactgcagGTTTTGAATAACGGTCAAAATATGGAAACTAAAATGTTCAACAAAAGgtgaaaatatgtaaagttTGTGGCTGTAGTGCAAAGTCCATGTTTACTTTCCTTTTGACTGATAAACAATGAGTTTAAAAACCACCAACTGTTGCAGGAATTTGGTGGATTTAAGTTTTAAAGGAAGCGTCTCCTAATTAGTGCTTATGTTGCGGGGGaccacaataaacacacattcaagAACCAGAAAACAGTCAGTAATGCAGCAAATACAGTGTGTAGAAGAGAAGAAGACTGGCTTAGTTTCCATCTTTATCTTTCGGTTATAAGATGTGagataaaaccttttttttttagttagaTCATAAAAGTTAAAGCACTTTTACTTTTGGCTCTAAACCGTGGTTGTTTAAAATGTACCTGCCTTTGACTTTGGAGGTCAATAAAGAATACTGCAGGTTTAAATAAAGTTCAAAATGTggaaactgaaatataaaacaaaaggtgaaaatatgtaaagttTGTGGCTGTAGTGCAAAGTCCATGTTTACTTTCCCTTTGGCTGAAACCAGTGTGATTAAAGTATGTAAGTATTTAAGGAAGCATCTCCGAACTGGTGCTTGTGTTGCGTGGGACCATAATAAACTCACATTCAAGAGCCAGAAAACAAGGATGGGTTGATGCAGATTTATTACCACATTAGCTATCTTGGGAATGACGCTCATTTCAAACTATGTCCAAACACAGGAATTCAGGTCTAAGTGGAAAACGTGCATTACAGAAGGAAAAGTAATTCAACTTAAAAAATGGTGGCATGCAGCCAAGCCATAATCAGCACACTGCTGTTGTATTGTGTGGAAAACAATAGGCTATAGTTGACCTTAGCCATTACTGTTAATAGCCCTCCGTTATTGGCTGTGAAACACACAATCCTCGCACTACTGGGGCTTCGAGCTCGCACTacttgatgatgtcacacaaaatcgactttgtttctttttatttgaggCCGGCCACGTAACAATGAAAGGTCAGTTTTGTCTGCAGACATTATGTGGAGTGGAGGGGAAAATCATCAAAATAGGTCATGAGGCAGGCAGGCTGCAACAAGGACAGAGACAACCCCTCCTTCGCCCCCCGAAATAGAGCATATCTTAACAAGCACAGGCTCGGCAGACACCCGGATCGTCTGCTGAGCACGCATGCAAGATCCAGCTGGTATGTGAGGCTCTGACAGACTTTGTGGTATTTGagatgttatatataaaaactgttgttttgttttggagagtgaaagaaaagaaaagaaaagaaaaaaaaaagatggtgtGACTTACGAAATTGTGTATGACATTAGTGAGAGTCCACACCACCGGCACACTGAAGAAGGGTATGCTGAGGAGCACGATGTGAAGTATCCCGACGCCGAGCGCGTAGGTCAGCCAGATCCCCCGACTGTTCATGACCCGAGTGTTTGGGTTCACCTCACTGTGTGCCACACCCACGTTCATCCTGGTCTGTGGACgacaaaaatataattatatcactttttgtttaacatgtttacGACTTCCTTTTCTTACCCTTTCTGCCCCTTGCTTTGTATTATTTAGATTCTCACATCTTCGAGCATCTGACAGTCCAGAATATTGCTGCGAGCAGAGAGTTTAAGGCCATATAAGACATACAAAATGATCATATCAATGTTTTAGTTGAAGGGTAAAGAGTTTTAATATACAGACTAAATGTGGAAGTTTATAGTTTGTAAgaatattactttaaaaaacatcCAGACAGTCTCCAGTGTTGGACATTCGGCTCACCAGGAGGGGCTTAATGTCTATTTTACTTTACAACAAGCACTTGCAGATTGTACTTTCACTGTGATAATTACACTTTTTGACCTCATTAAAGTATGTCAAGCACTTTCAGTGTCAGATTAATGGCTTTAAAATGAGCtgcaatgattattttcattattaattaaccttttgtttcctttctcacttaaatatgtctgtaaaatgtgagaaaatggtaaaaatgtttGTTATAATTGCCCAGAatcccaaatatattcagtttaccatcatgtatgacaaagaaaagcattaaatcatcatatttaagaagctaaaAGCAGCTATTTTTAGTCTATTTGCTTAAGGGAGAGCAATAGAAGGAGGGCAAGCTTTATTTAGATAAGGCTTAATGGAAATATTTGagttatatgtatttatgtaaatgcGATTTATGTAGTCAAATGTCTTGCAAACCTGTAAacgtaaaataaataaattaaattaaaagcaaataaagaCTAAAATTAGCATTCAAATATCAAAGAAGTAGTTGCTGactaattttctgtcaatcagctAATCAATTAGTTGACTAATCTTTGCAGCTCTGCCTGTAAATACATATTTGATAAGTAAGTATGTGATGTTAGACTGTGAGGATTATTCATTTTGTAGCATGTTAAGCAAATACAAGGTGTGTTAAAGTATGAGAGATCACCTTTAACTCAATAAAAACTTCATTTATTCTGCAAGCTCTAAATCCTGCAATCCTTGGAGTATTTTGGATGTCAAATATGCTCTTTAAATATGGCTGCAGAGAAGTGTGCAATCACGCATTTTATATGATGTAAGATTACATAAACATGACGCCAAAGTTTCTATCCAAAGTGCCACTATAGCACTTTGTCCTGCCCTGCGAGACTGAACGTGATAACTGCAACATACCTTGTGTAACTCTTGCTGAACTTTGCCCCTCTGGCACATTTCAGCTGCCAGACTGGATTAAATAAATTGACCAGGTCACAGacattataaacaaaaaaaaaaagatccaaagATGATTGACTGAGCAGACCTACATTTGCAAAACGAAAGCAgtcttttttcatcatttcatcagccggattatattttaaaataggtTAATTTGGGAGAAAAGAAAGCTGCTTTTAGCTCCTCAAATCTGATTATTCAATGCTTTTCTTTGGCATACATGATATTAATGTGAATATCAAGCATTTTCATTACGTTCTCACCTTTTAAAAAGACTAAATTAACACAGAAAACAAGCCTAACctgcagattaattgataataaaaggtaacagcTAGCTTCAGCCATGTTGACAACCATTGATAATCATTGcaacacctttaaaaaaaaaaaggccacaaACTGTTAGATGAAACAGAGGAAATAACACCTTTTAGTTTTAGTAACATTTTGCTTAATAACATCTGGCCCAAATGTACAGTCACTCATACAGTGAAAGAAGCAGATGTTTCCTGATTGCACAGCTGTGAATATGGTTAGTATAAATAACTAAGacacactgacaaaaacaagaTTTGACTACAGCTGTACAcaaatttaatctgtttttaaggTGCTCAAATCCCACTTTCACTGGCTTAGTCtatttgctgattaattttaTACAGCTACTTGCAAGCTGCACCACTTTAAACGTGCATTTACACTCATAATGATTATACTCTTCTAGATGATGCAACATAAACCGGATTATCTAGCTAATCTTTAAATGTCTTGGGTTTGTCTTACTAAGAAACTCTCTGGGTAAACATGAGAGGTTGTTTTCTTCCAGTGCATAGCCCGAACCGAGCCTgaaacccccttttttttttaaagttatccGGCGTCACAAATAAAGAGGTGTTAAGTGATGTTTTGCGCTTATTAAAAGTTGGACACTGtaaaatagaaacacacacacacacaagcataaacCCATGAGGTGAAAACTTACAGGTGGCAGCGAGCAGTGGAGGTATTTTGTAGAAGAGCAAACCTGCTACAGAGAGAAATGGTTTATCTCTGTGCGTGTAGCTGTGTGCAGCTCACAGGCAGAGACCTGAGCGGAAGGAGGCAGTAGAAGGTTTTTATGCCCCAAATCTTGACTTCTAAGGCTCACTTACAACAACCAAGTAGGGGAGGacagggttggtagtcacacttaaaaaaaaacctttcctttaaccctcctgttgtcctctagtcaagggtcaaggaaggaagggagggaaggaaggaaggaaggaaggaaggacaggagggaaaggaaagaaggacggaggaaagaaggaaggaaaggggggaggaagggaggaaggaagggagggaaatgacggaggaagaaggaaggaaaggagggaggaaggaagggaagaaaggagtgaggaaggaaggaagaaggaaggaaaagagggaggaaggaaggaaggaaaggaaagaaggaagggaggaaggaaggacggaggaaagaagaaatgaaagggggaggcaggaaggaagaagggaggaaaggagggaggaagaaggaaattaTGAAAGGAttggatagaaggaagggaggaaagaaggaaggacggaggaaagaaggaaggaaggaagaagggatgaaaggagggaggaagatggaaggaaaggagggaggaaggaaggaagaagggaggaaaggagggaggaagatggaaggaaaggagggagcaaggaaggaagaaggaaagaaaggaaagaaggaagggaggaaagaaggaaggaagggatgaaggaaggaaggacggaggaaggaaggaaagaaggaaggaaggaaggacaggagggaggaaggacggaggaaaggaaagaaggaaggggatggaggaaattaCCCTACTTTTAATTCATGCCTAAAGGGTTAGGTAGgaaccctttgtaggtctgctcaaccATTTAgtagaggtcactttgtgtcatgatatctggtcaaaaacaaaatctatttaACCCAAACCTTTTgggcaatctttaccacttgtatgaggtatataatgcacaaaaacaccatcatattgtgttatggttgctatagatacacgACGTGTTAGTAGTGTCTCACCAacgaagaaaaacacaaatcactgctgtgcTGACATGAGAGATcaaacagaatgagtctctaacatgtttttcaaAGAAGGTTTCGAACAAATAAGGTCTGAAtaagataaaacataaaattaagataaatgaggaaatgttttatGGCCTCAAagagaaattattatttttttaaatgctgctttcttggtgt encodes the following:
- the ormdl1 gene encoding ORM1-like protein 1; its protein translation is MNVGVAHSEVNPNTRVMNSRGIWLTYALGVGILHIVLLSIPFFSVPVVWTLTNVIHNFGMYVFMHAVKGTPFETPDQGKARLLTHWEQLDYGVQFTSSRKFFTISPIILYFLASFYTKYDTAHFFINTASLLSVLIPKLPQLHGVRIFGINKY